Proteins found in one Arachis stenosperma cultivar V10309 chromosome 8, arast.V10309.gnm1.PFL2, whole genome shotgun sequence genomic segment:
- the LOC130944879 gene encoding probable carboxylesterase 15 has product MVQEKKLVQNVSGWLRIYDDGSVDRTWTGPPEAKFMAEPVPPHEEFIDGVATRDIITVAESNRSVRLYLPEITSADKEKLPVVVHFQGGGFCISEPDWFMYYNMYTRFARAARFICVSPFLRRAPEHRLPAAIEDGFSTLLWLQSVAKGESKELWLEKHADFSRVFLIGDSSGGNVVHEVAALAGKASLEPLRLAGAIPVHPGFLRSTRSKSELEKPQSPFLTLDMLDNFLALALPVGSTKDHPITCPMGEAASPLSGLKLPPFLVCLAEMDLIWDTEMEYYEAMKKANHDVELFVSKGMTHSFYLNKIAVDMDPNTAAETEALIARVKEFIEKH; this is encoded by the coding sequence ATGGTGCAAGAGAAAAAACTTGTGCAGAATGTCTCCGGTTGGCTCAGAATTTACGACGACGGTTCAGTAGACCGTACATGGACCGGTCCACCGGAAGCGAAGTTCATGGCCGAGCCAGTACCACCCCATGAAGAATTCATCGACGGAGTTGCCACCCGCGACATAATAACCGTCGCGGAGAGCAACCGCTCCGTCCGACTTTACCTTCCCGAGATTACATCTGCTGACAAGGAAAAGCTGCCGGTAGTTGTCCATTTCCAGGGTGGCGGGTTCTGCATTAGCGAACCGGACTGGTTTATGTACTATAACATGTACACCCGGTTCGCTCGAGCCGCTCGGTTCATTTGTGTGTCTCCTTTCCTTCGTCGTGCACCCGAACACCGCCTTCCGGCAGCCATTGAAGACGGCTTCTCGACTCTACTCTGGCTACAATCTGTTGCTAAAGGAGAGTCAAAGGAGTTGTGGCTTGAGAAACACGCGGATTTCAGCCGTGTATTTCTCATAGGAGACAGCTCCGGTGGGAACGTTGTGCACGAAGTTGCTGCCTTGGCAGGTAAGGCAAGTCTCGAACCGCTCCGGTTAGCCGGTGCTATCCCGGTTCACCCAGGATTTCTTCGATCAACCAGAAGCAAATCAGAGCTTGAAAAACCGCAATCACCTTTCTTGACTCTAGACATGTTGGACAATTTCCTGGCGTTAGCTTTGCCGGTGGGGAGTACTAAGGATCACCCCATAACTTGCCCGATGGGGGAAGCGGCGTCGCCGCTTAGCGGGCTGAAACTGCCGCCGTTTTTAGTGTGCCTTGCGGAGATGGATTTGATATGGGATACAGAGATGGAATACTATGAAGCAATGAAGAAGGCAAATCATGATGTGGAGCTCTTTGTTAGCAAAGGAATGACACATAGTTTTTATCTTAACAAAATTGCGGTGGATATGGATCCAAATACTGCTGCTGAAACTGAAGCTCTTATTGCAAGGGTCAAAGAGTTCATTGAGAAGCACTGA
- the LOC130943901 gene encoding probable rRNA-processing protein EBP2 homolog: MEEHLVNDDTTIGGEAEDLNEERSASESESESDEDVKLTEPSKTAVYNRDALLDKLGDISWPENVGWIHTLSIDIDQEQEVDVNDDLTRELAFYNQAFEGTKQAYQKLQSLGLPFLRPPDYYAEMVKTDNHMQKVKGRVLAEKRKMEEAEERRKAREAKRLAKEIQAQKMKERAKQKKQDIESVKKWRKQRQQSGFADHGNDADLGFDFEDGKSFERSKGKRPGVSPGDRSGGKGKQAFGKGKTQKKREFRNSKFGFGGRKGMKKQNTADTTYDVKGFNKGEGKGNKKRKR, from the coding sequence ATGGAGGAGCATTTGGTAAATGATGATACCACCATTGGTGGTGAAGCTGAAGATCTTAATGAGGAAAGGTCGGCATCAGAATCTGAATCAGAATCCGACGAAGATGTGAAATTAACTGAACCGTCTAAAACTGCAGTTTATAACAGAGATGCTCTGTTGGATAAACTTGGAGACATCAGTTGGCCAGAGAATGTGGGATGGATTCACACGCTCTCCATTGATATTGATCAAGAGCAAGAAGTAGATGTGAATGATGACTTAACACGTGAGCTTGCGTTTTACAACCAGGCATTTGAGGGAACAAAGCAGGCATATCAGAAACTCCAGTCACTGGGTCTCCCCTTTCTGAGACCTCCAGATTATTACGCAGAAATGGTGAAGACTGATAACCACATGCAAAAGGTGAAAGGACGTGTACTGGCAGAGAAGCGGAAGATGGAAGAGGCCGAAGAGAGAAGAAAGGCCAGGGAGGCCAAGAGGTTGGCGAAAGAGATTCAAGCCCAGAAGATGAAAGAACGGGCTAAGCAGAAAAAGCAAGACATTGAATCTGTTAAGAAATGGAGGAAGCAAAGGCAACAGAGTGGGTTTGCTGACCATGGCAATGATGCAGATTTAGGTTTTGACTTTGAGGATGGAAAGTCATTTGAGAGGTCAAAGGGCAAAAGGCCAGGAGTGTCTCCGGGTGATCGGTCAGGAGGGAAGGGGAAGCAAGCTTTTGGAAAAGGAAAGACACAAAAGAAAAGGGAATTTAGGAATTCCAAATTTGGCTTTGGAGGCAGGAAGGGAATGAAGAAGCAGAACACTGCTGACACGACTTATGATGTTAAGGGATTCAACAAGGGCGAAGGCAAAGGAAATAAGAAGAGAAAGAGGTAA